In one Pirellulales bacterium genomic region, the following are encoded:
- a CDS encoding MMPL family transporter, whose protein sequence is MFFERYSKVILGLTVLLLPVLTFGAIQASGTNRNDVKDWLPETFQETKDYHWFQRHFENETQVLVSWPGATLNDPRVEKFASLVDARRGATDSPIDTTLFSTLLTGPEVVERLTRSPVNLTRAEAVSRLAGVLVGKDHEQVSVVVSLSAAGQVDLHRTLAELEKAAELATGLPLHDIYMGGPPVDNVAIDDEGSSTLRHLAALSALTGVVLAYWCMRQLGLTFLICATAVYSAALALAAVYFTGSAMDAIMYSMPAVVYTAALSGAIHIINYYRSTVAETARAGAPGRALKRAWLPCALSVTTTSIGLGSLCISELVPIRSFGFYSALGVVCTLALLFTCVPAALQLWPPREVAPPAAHPLEESSYSRWYHLLGLKLAWSIVRNNGLVGLAFIVTLVGFGLGVMHVTTSVSIANLFSPEAELIRKYEWLQDHLGGLIPMEVIVRFDNRENHQTFLERLRLIDRIERHLVALPEVSSSMSPVTFAPNLDAPASPSGRGAPKAMQRLLVRNPERVREEVLNKQLLKSREEFESSDYLSHETSDGVDEEEWRISIRLLADENVDYGLFVQDIEREVEPFLLAANESGAGGISALYTGVTPVVYKAERALLDGLIESFFTAFLIMATVMAVVYRSVLAGLLVMIPNVWPMAIVFGYLGFSGAVIDIGTMMTASVAMGVAVDDAAHYLTWFRFGIARGYDRKTAAVYAYRNAAAAMAQSSIIVGLGLAVFGFSTFVPTKMFGLLMVTLLAWGLFADLVLLPAIVAGPLGGFFTRGVRPPDTAPEISPARILERTMTAATAHSK, encoded by the coding sequence TTGTTCTTCGAGCGTTACAGCAAGGTCATCCTCGGGCTCACAGTACTGTTGCTGCCGGTGCTGACATTCGGCGCCATACAGGCGTCCGGCACCAATCGCAACGACGTGAAGGATTGGTTGCCCGAGACCTTCCAGGAAACCAAGGACTATCACTGGTTCCAGCGGCACTTCGAAAATGAAACGCAAGTGCTCGTCAGTTGGCCAGGCGCGACACTGAACGATCCTCGGGTCGAGAAATTCGCCAGCCTGGTTGATGCGCGCCGTGGCGCCACGGATAGTCCCATCGACACAACGCTCTTCTCGACGTTGCTCACAGGACCCGAAGTGGTCGAGCGTCTGACCCGATCGCCGGTCAATCTCACACGGGCCGAAGCCGTGTCGCGGCTAGCCGGCGTGCTGGTGGGAAAGGATCATGAGCAAGTCAGCGTCGTAGTCTCGCTGTCTGCGGCCGGACAGGTCGATCTGCATCGCACGCTGGCGGAATTAGAGAAAGCCGCCGAGTTGGCCACGGGCCTGCCGCTGCATGACATCTACATGGGAGGGCCACCGGTCGACAATGTCGCGATCGACGACGAAGGGTCGAGCACGTTGCGGCATTTGGCCGCGCTGTCGGCATTGACGGGCGTCGTGCTTGCCTACTGGTGCATGCGGCAACTGGGCCTGACGTTCTTGATCTGTGCGACGGCTGTTTACAGCGCCGCGCTGGCCCTGGCCGCGGTCTATTTCACCGGCAGCGCGATGGACGCCATCATGTATTCAATGCCGGCGGTCGTCTATACCGCGGCCCTCTCCGGCGCGATTCATATCATCAATTACTATCGCAGTACCGTTGCCGAAACCGCAAGAGCCGGCGCGCCGGGACGAGCACTCAAGCGGGCCTGGCTCCCCTGCGCTCTTTCCGTGACGACGACCTCGATCGGCCTGGGCTCGCTATGCATCAGCGAGTTGGTGCCGATCCGCTCATTTGGTTTCTACTCCGCATTGGGTGTGGTTTGCACGCTCGCGCTGTTGTTCACTTGCGTCCCCGCAGCGTTGCAACTTTGGCCGCCGCGCGAAGTGGCACCCCCGGCTGCTCATCCCCTGGAGGAATCGAGTTACTCCCGTTGGTATCACCTGCTGGGGCTAAAACTCGCCTGGAGCATCGTCCGAAACAATGGCCTGGTGGGCCTGGCGTTCATTGTCACGCTCGTTGGTTTCGGGCTGGGTGTGATGCATGTGACAACATCGGTCAGCATTGCCAATCTTTTCTCGCCCGAGGCCGAGCTGATCCGCAAATACGAATGGCTGCAGGACCACCTGGGCGGCCTGATCCCCATGGAAGTGATCGTCCGCTTCGACAATCGCGAGAATCATCAAACGTTCCTCGAGCGACTACGACTGATCGACCGCATCGAGCGGCACCTGGTGGCACTGCCCGAGGTGAGCAGTTCGATGTCGCCGGTAACGTTTGCCCCCAATCTCGATGCGCCCGCTTCTCCTTCGGGGCGCGGCGCGCCCAAGGCCATGCAGCGCCTGCTGGTGCGCAATCCCGAGCGCGTTCGCGAGGAAGTGCTCAACAAACAGCTTTTGAAAAGCCGCGAGGAATTCGAAAGCAGCGACTACCTCAGCCATGAAACCAGCGACGGAGTGGACGAAGAAGAGTGGCGCATCAGCATCCGCCTACTGGCGGACGAGAACGTCGATTACGGTCTATTCGTGCAGGATATCGAGCGCGAGGTCGAACCGTTTCTCCTCGCGGCGAACGAATCCGGTGCAGGCGGCATCTCGGCGCTTTACACGGGCGTAACCCCGGTGGTGTATAAGGCCGAGCGGGCCTTGCTGGACGGCCTGATCGAAAGCTTTTTTACGGCCTTTCTAATCATGGCCACGGTGATGGCCGTGGTCTATCGCAGCGTGCTGGCCGGTCTGCTGGTCATGATTCCCAATGTCTGGCCGATGGCGATTGTCTTTGGCTATCTCGGCTTTTCGGGTGCCGTGATCGATATCGGCACGATGATGACCGCCAGCGTCGCGATGGGGGTCGCCGTGGACGACGCGGCGCATTACCTCACGTGGTTTCGCTTCGGCATCGCCCGTGGCTACGACCGCAAGACCGCTGCTGTGTACGCCTATCGCAACGCGGCCGCCGCCATGGCGCAGAGCTCGATCATCGTCGGGCTGGGCCTGGCCGTGTTCGGCTTTAGCACGTTCGTGCCGACCAAAATGTTCGGCCTGCTGATGGTTACACTGCTGGCCTGGGGCCTATTCGCCGATTTAGTTTTGCTGCCGGCGATCGTAGCAGGCCCGCTAGGCGGGTTCTTCACGCGCGGTGTGCGACCGCCAGATACCGCACCAGAGATTTCTCCCGCGCGCATTCTCGAACGCACAATGACGGCTGCGACGGCGCACTCGAAATAG
- a CDS encoding aminotransferase class III-fold pyridoxal phosphate-dependent enzyme, which translates to MKFAFLIHPLSDETNYVLHFGGGSLQNRWGTDPVGFCRAVHEAMGSYEDVLTDDVVLANRIADEMPSLVSLRGAQAEGRLYEIPLDAMRILEEPALAMEFMEQAVEMAAQWGAKVIGLGSMTGVVGGQGTYLAERSPVPVTTGNSLTVFAAIENVHHVAEELEIDLRHETVAVVGVPGSIATACAKLLAPHCGNLILVGRRPSERASALAAELGATLEFDIPKAVARAKIVVSATSAGHCIEQSMLKPWSVVVDVAIPTDICESHATREDVLVLSGGLTQIPDCMPRTSKFLWFHHGMIPSCLAETMVLALEGRPESFSLGRSLDVEKIREIGAIAKSHGFDFSRFFSFGLPLDDTALIRFRKANSRLLPRSKAGKLSTNNRNGHTKSAAVANGRNGAKGEAVGKTSAKPLVAIEDIAPRAEKLFARHLNPVLIALGGKGGFVKTFVRGEGSYLWDAEGVRYLDFVSGFGSVNLGHNHPAVTGAVSDALRQQAPGFAQSAVNPYAAHLAETLVGIAPPDLEMVFFCNSGTESVEAALKLARKATGRAGLLHCDRSFHGKSLGALSITGNPEYQKPFGPLLPGCESIPFGDIRALARALETRRFAAFVVEPIQAEAGMIVPADDFLREAQSLCRAQGTLLIVDEVQTGMGRTGSMFAVDALDVEPDIMTVAKSLGGGLMPIGAMLCRRDLWHKAYGSLETFALHTSTFGGGSLACAAGLAAISTIRSDGLLENAAARGRQLQEGLSRLVSESEVLKEARGRGLLLGLEFQPLPDEISAAWKAVDESGLMPFLVPKLDDLIDNIPALYAMQVLLDAHGIYTQVARSNPLVLRIQPPLTITEEQVEHFLMALERVTSEWELGTHVMSTVISKSVIGHHDAAGRHRGTVKAK; encoded by the coding sequence ATGAAATTCGCCTTCCTCATTCATCCGCTGTCTGACGAGACCAATTACGTTCTGCACTTCGGCGGCGGCTCGCTGCAGAATCGCTGGGGGACCGATCCCGTCGGCTTCTGCCGCGCGGTTCACGAAGCAATGGGCTCGTACGAAGATGTCCTGACCGACGACGTGGTGCTCGCCAATCGGATCGCCGACGAGATGCCCAGCCTGGTATCGCTACGCGGAGCCCAGGCCGAGGGACGGCTGTATGAAATCCCGCTCGACGCCATGCGCATTCTCGAAGAGCCGGCCCTGGCGATGGAGTTCATGGAACAGGCCGTCGAAATGGCGGCGCAGTGGGGCGCGAAGGTCATCGGGCTCGGCTCAATGACGGGTGTCGTCGGCGGACAGGGGACCTACCTGGCCGAGCGCAGCCCGGTGCCGGTAACCACAGGCAACAGCCTGACGGTTTTCGCCGCGATCGAAAACGTGCATCATGTCGCCGAAGAACTCGAAATCGACCTCCGACACGAGACCGTGGCCGTGGTGGGTGTGCCGGGGAGCATCGCCACGGCGTGCGCGAAACTCCTCGCGCCGCATTGCGGAAATCTCATCCTCGTGGGACGGCGTCCTTCGGAGCGTGCCAGCGCATTGGCCGCGGAACTTGGTGCCACGCTCGAATTCGACATCCCCAAGGCCGTCGCCCGGGCAAAGATCGTCGTCTCGGCCACCTCGGCCGGGCATTGCATCGAACAGTCGATGCTCAAGCCGTGGAGCGTCGTTGTCGACGTGGCTATTCCAACCGACATTTGCGAATCACACGCCACGCGCGAAGATGTACTCGTACTCTCGGGCGGGCTAACGCAAATTCCCGACTGCATGCCGCGGACCAGCAAGTTCCTGTGGTTCCATCACGGCATGATCCCCAGTTGCCTCGCCGAAACAATGGTGCTGGCGCTCGAGGGTCGGCCCGAAAGCTTTTCGCTCGGGCGCAGCTTGGACGTGGAAAAAATTCGCGAGATCGGCGCCATCGCCAAGAGTCACGGTTTCGACTTCTCACGCTTCTTTTCCTTTGGGCTGCCCTTGGATGACACGGCGCTGATCCGCTTTCGCAAAGCCAACTCGCGCCTATTGCCGCGATCGAAAGCCGGCAAGCTGTCGACCAACAATCGCAATGGTCACACGAAGAGCGCCGCCGTCGCGAACGGTCGAAACGGCGCGAAGGGAGAAGCGGTCGGCAAGACGTCTGCCAAACCGCTGGTGGCGATCGAAGACATTGCGCCGCGCGCGGAAAAACTGTTCGCCCGCCATTTGAATCCGGTGTTGATCGCGTTGGGGGGCAAAGGTGGGTTCGTCAAAACATTCGTCCGTGGCGAAGGATCGTATCTGTGGGACGCGGAAGGTGTCCGCTACCTGGATTTCGTCTCGGGATTCGGGTCGGTCAATCTCGGCCATAATCATCCGGCGGTAACCGGCGCAGTCAGTGACGCGCTGCGTCAGCAAGCGCCTGGCTTCGCGCAATCGGCGGTGAATCCTTACGCGGCGCATTTGGCCGAGACTCTGGTCGGCATCGCGCCCCCCGACCTAGAGATGGTTTTCTTTTGCAATAGCGGCACCGAATCGGTCGAAGCGGCGCTCAAGCTCGCGCGCAAGGCGACAGGACGTGCCGGGCTGCTGCACTGCGATCGTTCGTTCCACGGTAAATCGCTCGGCGCTCTTTCGATCACGGGCAACCCCGAATATCAAAAACCGTTTGGACCGTTACTGCCCGGCTGCGAAAGTATCCCGTTCGGTGATATCCGGGCGCTGGCTCGGGCCCTCGAGACGCGGCGCTTCGCGGCGTTTGTCGTCGAGCCGATTCAGGCCGAGGCTGGCATGATCGTGCCTGCAGATGATTTTCTTCGCGAGGCACAATCGCTATGCCGCGCCCAGGGGACGCTGCTGATCGTCGACGAAGTGCAAACCGGCATGGGGCGCACCGGTTCGATGTTTGCTGTCGATGCTCTGGACGTCGAGCCGGACATCATGACCGTGGCCAAGAGCCTCGGCGGCGGATTGATGCCGATCGGCGCCATGTTGTGCCGCCGCGATCTGTGGCACAAGGCTTACGGCAGTCTCGAAACATTCGCGCTGCACACCAGCACCTTCGGTGGTGGAAGCCTGGCCTGCGCGGCCGGGCTGGCCGCGATTAGTACCATTCGTAGCGATGGGCTGTTGGAGAATGCCGCCGCCCGCGGCCGGCAACTGCAGGAAGGTCTGTCGCGACTGGTGAGCGAATCCGAAGTGCTGAAAGAGGCACGCGGCCGCGGCTTGCTGTTGGGGTTGGAATTCCAGCCGCTGCCGGACGAGATTTCGGCCGCCTGGAAAGCTGTCGACGAAAGCGGCCTGATGCCGTTCTTGGTCCCCAAGCTCGATGATCTGATTGACAACATCCCGGCGCTGTACGCGATGCAGGTCCTGCTCGACGCGCACGGCATCTACACCCAGGTCGCCCGATCGAACCCGCTGGTGTTGCGCATCCAACCGCCGCTGACAATCACCGAAGAGCAGGTCGAACATTTCCTCATGGCGCTCGAACGAGTAACCAGCGAGTGGGAACTGGGAACACACGTCATGTCGACCGTCATCAGCAAGTCGGTCATAGGGCATCATGACGCCGCCGGGCGGCACCGGGGCACGGTGAAAGCGAAATAG